In Spinacia oleracea cultivar Varoflay chromosome 5, BTI_SOV_V1, whole genome shotgun sequence, a single window of DNA contains:
- the LOC110789991 gene encoding uncharacterized protein, with protein sequence MDTSWIDFRKWNTRYYNGCMEFLEVAKETLLKGKTRCPCNKCKLNKWFDLGEVGGHILFNDFYKNYRQWIFHRRVEESNTLEIPNDQENVVGRDDMNGLLRAAFKVDNSPQPTNEPQDPSLSEANFEDEYSYDMHDELNFECEEDDEFPSTNTNEEEAKYKLLREASDEGLYEGCTTFSKLSFLLHLFYLKCMFHWSAASFNKLLELLLDAFPYIKEFPSSYYEGMKIMNDLGLGYKKIHACPNDCMLYWGEFAGKSECHICHRSRWKNVKEKEGESSVKDKGTCKKGVPAKVMRYFPLIPRLKRLYMSSKTALDMRWNFDRKDGNIISHPADGEAWKMFDKRYEEFSKDPRSVRLGLASDGFNPHRLMNTSYSTWSMILIP encoded by the coding sequence ATGGACACTAGTTGGATTGACTTCCGAAAATGGAATACCCGTTATTATAACGGTTGCATGGAATTTTTAGAGGTTGCAAAGGAGACTCTTCTAAAGGGAAAAACTCGATGCCCGTGTAACAAATGCAAGTTAAATAAATGGTTTGACTTAGGCGAGGTAGGAGGACACATTTTATTTAACGATTTTTATAAGAATTATAGGCAATGGATTTTCCATCGTAGAGTTGAAGAGAGTAATACCTTAGAGATCCCTAATGATCAAGAAAATGTAGTTGGTCGAGATGATATGAATGGGTTACTAAGAGCAGCTTTTAAGGTTGACAATAGTCCACAACCCACCAACGAACCCCAAGACCCATCATTAAGTGAAGCTAATTTTGAAGATGAATATTCGTATGACATGCATGATGAGTTAAATTTTGAATGTGAGGAAGATGATGAATTTCCATCAACCAACACCAACGAAGAAGAAGCGAAGTATAAACTACTTAGGGAAGCTTCTGATGAGGGTCTATATGAGGGGTGTACAACTTTCTCAAAGCTGTCGTTTCTATTGCACTTGTTTTACCTCAAGTGTATGTTCCATTGGTCTGCCGCATCATTTAATAAGTTGCTTGAGCTTCTATTAGACGCATTTCCTTATATTAAGGAGTTTCCATCGTCGTATTATGAAGGCATGAAGATAATGAATGATTTGGGATTGGGTTACAAGAAAATCCATGCATGTCCGAATGATTGCATGTTATATTGGGGCGAATTTGCAGGAAAAAGTGAGTGTCATATCTGCCACAGATCAAGGTGGAAGAATGTGAAAGAAAAGGAGGGTGAGAGTAGTGTGAAAGACAAAGGAACATGTAAGAAGGGTGTTCCAGCTAAAGTGATGCGGTACTTTCCTCTGATCCCTAGACTAAAGAGACTTTACATGTCATCTAAAACAGCATTGGACATGAGATGGAATTTTGACCGCAAGGATGGAAATATCATAAGTCACCCAGCGGATGGTGAAGCTTGGAAAATGTTTGATAAAAGATATGAGGAATTCTCCAAAGATCCTCGTAGTGTTAGATTGGGTCTAGCAAGTGATGGCTTTAATCCACATCGTTTGATGAATACTAGTTACAGTACATGGTCGATGATCCTGATTCCTTAA